The following are encoded together in the Candidatus Methylomirabilota bacterium genome:
- a CDS encoding alpha/beta hydrolase, which produces MPDAVVTQVITSWKPRIVNNGVDMNDYQWTVEGLERWAQWYDAWMGLGRKHEELALEAAGRGRTVTAGEAYYRAAIAYHFAVFCWVHDLDEYTAGHRKRVECYGRALAALDPPGERVQVPLEGITMPAYLRRPRGVARPPVVLFLSGLDSAKEEHATFERFFLSRGLATLTLDGPGQGETWFAMKMRVDFEVTATAAIDWLLTRADVDGTRVGICGVSLGGYLAPRCAAFEHRLRAAASCGGLHSLEDRRLASEFHLQRWCHIWGAKDEADVRLKSKGATLRDVAKNITAPLLVVHGELDNLIPPAEAYRTYEAAQGPKQWVCYPEGNHVCNNIIYKYRPLVADFMAEHLA; this is translated from the coding sequence ATGCCCGACGCAGTCGTCACGCAGGTGATCACGAGCTGGAAGCCCCGCATCGTCAACAACGGCGTCGACATGAACGACTACCAGTGGACGGTCGAGGGGCTGGAGCGGTGGGCGCAGTGGTACGACGCGTGGATGGGCCTGGGCCGCAAGCACGAAGAACTGGCCCTGGAGGCGGCGGGCCGAGGCCGGACCGTCACCGCGGGCGAGGCCTACTATCGGGCGGCCATCGCCTATCACTTCGCCGTCTTCTGCTGGGTGCACGACCTGGACGAATACACGGCCGGCCACCGCAAGCGCGTGGAGTGCTACGGGCGGGCGCTGGCGGCCCTCGATCCCCCCGGCGAGCGCGTGCAGGTTCCGCTCGAGGGGATCACCATGCCCGCCTACCTGCGCCGGCCGCGCGGCGTGGCCCGGCCCCCGGTCGTGCTGTTCCTCTCCGGCCTGGACTCGGCGAAGGAGGAGCACGCCACGTTCGAGCGCTTCTTCCTGAGCCGAGGCCTGGCGACCCTGACGCTCGACGGTCCCGGGCAGGGCGAGACGTGGTTTGCCATGAAGATGCGGGTGGACTTCGAGGTGACGGCCACCGCGGCCATCGACTGGCTGCTCACCCGCGCCGACGTCGACGGCACCCGCGTCGGCATCTGCGGGGTGAGCCTGGGCGGTTACCTGGCCCCGCGCTGCGCCGCCTTCGAGCATCGCCTGCGCGCGGCGGCCTCGTGCGGCGGCCTGCACAGCCTGGAGGATCGCCGGCTGGCCAGCGAGTTCCATCTGCAGCGGTGGTGTCACATCTGGGGGGCCAAGGACGAGGCCGACGTGCGGCTCAAGTCGAAGGGGGCCACGCTCCGCGACGTCGCCAAGAACATCACGGCGCCGCTGCTGGTCGTCCACGGCGAGCTGGACAATCTGATCCCGCCCGCCGAGGCGTATCGCACGTACGAGGCCGCCCAGGGTCCCAAGCAGTGGGTGTGCTACCCCGAGGGCAACCACGTCTGCAACAACATCATTTACAAGTACCGGCCGCTGGTCGCGGATTTCATGGCCGAGCACCTTGCCTGA
- a CDS encoding ABC transporter permease, protein MTDADAAVTTTAGVATWRAEDVVVRHRPAWYLRPGLLRCAVGGVLIGAVLIAAVLAPLVAPTPPAAQDLARRLTPPAWLTGGSAANLLGTDHLGRDILSRVLYGARISVLVGVIALIISGLVGTALGLLSGFYGARVDLVIMKMVEVFLTIPFVLLALVVMALFGQNLIILILVICLNRWIHYCRVIRNEVLSLRERDFVTGARALGVSHGRILVRHILPNTVASLSVVSTFSLATIILIEASLSFLGLGVPPSVPTWGLMLNEARPYMTPSWWTSVFPGLAIFITVLGVNLLGDGVRDAYDPRLRRSQ, encoded by the coding sequence ATGACTGACGCCGACGCCGCCGTCACCACCACGGCCGGCGTCGCCACCTGGCGGGCCGAGGACGTCGTCGTCCGTCATCGTCCCGCCTGGTATCTGCGCCCGGGCCTCCTGCGCTGCGCGGTGGGCGGCGTCCTGATCGGCGCGGTCCTGATCGCCGCCGTGCTGGCGCCGCTGGTGGCGCCGACGCCACCGGCCGCCCAGGACCTGGCCCGGCGGCTCACGCCGCCGGCGTGGCTGACCGGGGGCAGCGCGGCCAATCTGCTGGGCACCGACCACCTCGGGCGCGACATCCTGAGCCGGGTGTTGTACGGCGCCCGGATCTCGGTGCTGGTGGGTGTCATCGCGCTCATCATCTCCGGGCTGGTGGGGACGGCGCTGGGCCTGCTGTCCGGCTTCTACGGGGCGCGAGTCGACCTGGTCATCATGAAGATGGTGGAGGTCTTCCTCACCATCCCGTTCGTGTTGCTGGCCCTGGTCGTCATGGCCCTGTTCGGTCAGAACCTCATCATCCTGATCCTGGTCATCTGCCTGAACCGGTGGATCCACTACTGCCGGGTGATCCGCAACGAGGTGCTCTCCCTGCGCGAGCGGGACTTCGTGACGGGGGCCCGGGCCCTGGGCGTCTCCCACGGACGCATCCTGGTGCGACACATCCTGCCCAACACGGTGGCCTCGCTCAGCGTGGTGAGCACGTTCTCGCTGGCCACCATCATCCTCATCGAGGCCTCCCTCTCGTTCCTCGGCCTCGGGGTGCCGCCCAGTGTCCCGACCTGGGGGCTGATGCTCAACGAGGCGCGGCCGTACATGACGCCGTCGTGGTGGACGTCGGTCTTCCCCGGGCTGGCCATCTTCATCACGGTGCTGGGGGTGAACCTGCTCGGCGACGGCGTGCGCGACGCCTACGATCCCCGCCTGCGCCGGAGCCAATGA
- a CDS encoding ABC transporter permease produces MSSFLATRLWASLVNVVLITVLIFALLHLAPGDPSDQLVPPDATDAERAEARRQWGLDRPVTVQFLAYVGNLVRGDLGRSLYFDEPVAGLIAARAPATLELGGLALLFVIVISLLLGIVAGARAHSLLDQALMAVAVCGVAMPAFWFALLLILLIGGGLQLLPVAGRLSETVSLTPITGLHLLDSALTLNGAAFWDAVRHLILPAAALSGPGIAFQSRLMRSNLLEVMQEDYVRTARAKGLREVAVITRHAVWNALMPMLGAWSLLFVFLLSGSVIIETIFAWPGIGRLAVQAVANRDYPLVQGIVLVFIVLVVVVNTAVDILAAWIDPRVRYD; encoded by the coding sequence ATGTCGAGCTTCCTCGCCACCCGGCTCTGGGCCAGCCTGGTCAACGTGGTCCTCATCACGGTGCTCATCTTCGCCCTGTTGCATCTGGCCCCGGGAGACCCGTCGGACCAGCTGGTACCGCCCGATGCCACCGACGCGGAGCGCGCCGAGGCGCGCCGGCAGTGGGGGCTGGACCGGCCGGTGACCGTGCAGTTCCTGGCTTACGTCGGCAACCTGGTCCGGGGGGACCTGGGGCGCTCCCTCTACTTCGACGAGCCAGTGGCTGGCCTCATCGCGGCCCGGGCCCCGGCCACCCTGGAGCTGGGTGGGCTGGCCTTGCTCTTCGTCATCGTGATCTCGTTGCTGCTCGGTATCGTGGCGGGGGCCCGCGCCCACAGCCTGCTCGACCAGGCGCTGATGGCGGTGGCGGTCTGCGGTGTCGCCATGCCGGCGTTCTGGTTCGCGCTGCTCCTGATCCTCCTGATCGGCGGTGGCTTGCAGCTGCTGCCCGTGGCCGGCCGCCTGTCGGAGACGGTGTCGCTCACGCCGATCACCGGCTTGCACCTGCTCGACAGCGCCCTTACGCTGAACGGCGCCGCCTTCTGGGACGCGGTCCGACATCTGATCCTGCCCGCGGCGGCCCTGTCGGGGCCGGGCATCGCCTTTCAGAGCCGCCTCATGCGCTCCAACCTCCTGGAGGTCATGCAGGAGGACTACGTGCGCACGGCGCGGGCCAAGGGTCTGCGCGAGGTGGCGGTGATCACCCGGCATGCCGTGTGGAACGCCCTCATGCCGATGCTGGGGGCCTGGAGCCTGCTGTTCGTGTTCCTGCTCTCGGGCTCCGTCATCATCGAGACGATCTTCGCCTGGCCGGGGATCGGGCGGCTGGCCGTGCAGGCCGTGGCCAACCGCGACTACCCGCTCGTGCAGGGCATCGTCCTGGTGTTCATCGTGCTCGTCGTCGTGGTCAACACGGCCGTGGACATCCTGGCGGCCTGGATCGACCCGCGGGTGCGCTATGACTGA
- a CDS encoding ABC transporter substrate-binding protein, translated as MTTRISRRQFLERGAGAAALVLAVRHPVHAQTGRKQLVYGKNEDIGQLNPYFVNHAVFETLDNHIQEPLIRFDYAKRVFEPVLAESWTVEDKARRWIFTVRDGVRFHDGSPLTAEDVKYSLEAVAKEKSAFRQKANVVMIDKITVRDKLTVVCDCGDPVPGLLSYLQSRPPIMSRALGEKVGFDEAHKKMLGTGPYRFAEYARDERLVMEKNPDYWGPKAKIDRIIYRPIQDSTARITALRAGQVDAVAQVPAFDVGKLENSPDIRLHAVRAARIHMLFMNPIVPPLQKKEVRQAIHAGVDMDTILKTVLEGRGYRLSQMVGPTQVMTYDPDLKPVPYDPARARKLLAAGGYPNGVDIDFYDFGSYNEYRPMAQAMGEQLAKIGVRLNIKSVEAGVFRRMWFASEMPMYFISYGNVAEDASAFIQTYFRTGRDRRSKHSIPAADALFDQQEVEGDAKKRQTLNRQLMRLLQEESPAVPLYNPQYTVAARKHVVIPAGIPNAGEYVWFGKMDLA; from the coding sequence ATGACGACCAGGATCTCCAGGCGCCAGTTCCTCGAGCGCGGCGCCGGCGCCGCCGCCCTCGTGCTCGCCGTGCGGCACCCGGTCCATGCGCAGACCGGCCGCAAGCAGCTCGTGTACGGCAAGAACGAGGACATCGGCCAGCTCAATCCTTACTTCGTGAACCACGCCGTCTTCGAGACGCTCGACAACCACATCCAGGAGCCGCTCATCCGCTTCGACTACGCCAAGCGCGTGTTCGAGCCGGTCCTGGCCGAGTCCTGGACCGTGGAGGACAAGGCCCGCCGCTGGATCTTCACGGTCCGCGACGGCGTGCGCTTCCACGACGGCTCGCCGCTGACCGCCGAGGACGTGAAGTACTCCCTCGAGGCGGTGGCCAAGGAGAAGAGCGCCTTCCGCCAGAAAGCCAACGTGGTGATGATCGACAAGATCACCGTTCGCGACAAGCTCACGGTGGTCTGCGATTGCGGCGATCCGGTGCCCGGGCTGCTCTCCTACCTCCAGTCCCGGCCACCCATCATGAGCCGGGCGCTGGGCGAGAAGGTCGGCTTCGACGAGGCGCACAAGAAGATGCTGGGTACCGGCCCTTACAGGTTCGCGGAGTATGCGCGCGACGAGCGCCTGGTGATGGAGAAGAACCCCGACTACTGGGGGCCCAAGGCCAAGATCGACCGCATCATCTACCGCCCGATCCAGGACTCCACTGCGCGCATCACCGCCCTGCGGGCCGGCCAGGTGGACGCCGTGGCCCAGGTGCCCGCCTTCGACGTGGGCAAGCTGGAAAACAGCCCGGACATCCGGCTCCACGCCGTGCGGGCCGCCCGCATCCACATGCTGTTCATGAACCCCATCGTGCCGCCGCTCCAGAAGAAAGAAGTGCGCCAGGCCATCCACGCCGGCGTCGACATGGACACGATCCTCAAGACCGTGCTTGAGGGACGCGGTTACCGGCTCAGCCAGATGGTGGGGCCGACCCAGGTGATGACGTACGACCCGGACCTCAAGCCGGTGCCCTACGACCCGGCGCGGGCCAGGAAACTGCTGGCGGCTGGCGGCTATCCCAACGGCGTCGACATCGACTTCTACGACTTCGGCTCCTACAACGAATACCGGCCCATGGCCCAGGCCATGGGCGAGCAGCTGGCGAAGATCGGCGTGCGCCTGAACATCAAGTCGGTGGAGGCCGGCGTGTTCCGGCGCATGTGGTTCGCCAGCGAGATGCCGATGTACTTCATCTCCTACGGCAACGTGGCCGAGGACGCCTCGGCGTTCATCCAGACCTACTTCCGGACGGGTCGCGACCGGCGCTCCAAGCACAGCATCCCGGCCGCGGACGCGCTGTTCGACCAGCAGGAAGTGGAGGGCGACGCCAAGAAGCGCCAGACCCTGAATCGGCAGCTCATGCGGCTGCTCCAGGAGGAAAGCCCGGCGGTACCGCTCTACAACCCGCAGTACACGGTAGCGGCGCGCAAGCACGTGGTGATCCCGGCCGGGATCCCGAACGCCGGTGAGTACGTCTGGTTCGGCAAGATGGACCTCGCGTAA
- a CDS encoding aspartyl protease family protein, which produces MRAAFEFLSGPRVVRLLVGVLLILLAARAGPAAAQLYRWTDAQGVVRYTNDPATIPPADRHAATDIGSPAPRPAAASGPPVESAPVPFTAGGPINVAVSLNGATLVLMVDTGADRTVISPDALARAGLTAVQGRAVRVLGVAGSATAGEAVVERLELAGTRVGPLPVIVLDVGVDGVDGLLGRDVLDRFTLTVDAARGQATLVPR; this is translated from the coding sequence GTGCGTGCGGCCTTTGAGTTCCTGTCTGGCCCCCGCGTCGTGCGGTTGCTGGTCGGAGTTCTGCTGATCCTGCTGGCCGCCAGGGCCGGGCCGGCAGCGGCCCAGCTCTATCGGTGGACGGACGCCCAGGGCGTCGTGCGCTACACGAACGATCCGGCGACGATCCCGCCGGCCGACCGGCACGCCGCCACCGACATCGGCAGCCCGGCGCCGCGACCGGCGGCCGCGTCCGGGCCCCCCGTCGAGAGCGCCCCGGTTCCCTTCACGGCGGGCGGCCCCATCAACGTCGCCGTCTCGCTCAACGGGGCCACGCTGGTGCTGATGGTCGACACCGGCGCCGACCGCACGGTGATCTCGCCCGACGCGCTGGCCCGGGCCGGGCTGACCGCGGTGCAGGGGCGGGCCGTCCGCGTGCTCGGCGTGGCCGGCAGCGCGACTGCCGGCGAGGCAGTGGTCGAGCGCCTGGAGCTGGCGGGAACGCGGGTGGGACCGCTCCCCGTGATCGTGCTCGACGTAGGTGTCGACGGAGTGGACGGGTTGCTGGGCCGCGACGTCCTCGACCGGTTCACCCTGACCGTCGATGCCGCCCGCGGGCAGGCCACGCTGGTGCCTCGCTGA
- a CDS encoding response regulator, with protein sequence MATNIRSGRASSSDPGRSALVYVIDDDASLLRALQRLLLASGFTVGVFSSAEDFLESEHPGAADCLVLDVHLGGLSGFELNDQLVAAGAQIPVVFITAHDDAPTRERARRAGAVGYLRKPFDEESLIGAIRKALGGSGLPSAS encoded by the coding sequence GTGGCCACCAACATCCGCTCCGGTCGCGCGTCGTCGTCCGATCCCGGGCGATCAGCCCTGGTGTACGTGATCGACGACGACGCCTCACTCCTGCGCGCGCTGCAACGCCTGCTCCTGGCCAGCGGGTTCACCGTGGGGGTGTTCTCCTCGGCGGAAGACTTCCTGGAATCCGAGCACCCCGGCGCCGCCGATTGCCTCGTGCTCGATGTCCACCTCGGAGGGCTCAGCGGGTTCGAGTTGAACGATCAGCTCGTCGCCGCGGGAGCACAGATCCCTGTCGTCTTCATCACCGCCCACGATGATGCGCCCACGCGCGAGCGGGCCCGCCGGGCGGGAGCCGTCGGGTACCTCCGAAAGCCGTTCGATGAGGAGTCCCTGATCGGCGCGATTCGGAAGGCGCTGGGCGGTAGCGGGCTGCCATCCGCCTCTTGA
- a CDS encoding GAF domain-containing protein: protein MARIVAHLGLDRAALAELGVQRDVALVMHSATAPDIAPIPTSVKLSEFPWMLSRLLQGDVIRFSRREDLPVEAHSDRRRFAELGTRSLAAMPLRVGAAAVGVLAFSTVRAERQWPDELVHRLQLQAEVFGNALAPAGAPRRLCWRARRKPGGSARR from the coding sequence TTGGCCCGTATCGTGGCGCATCTCGGACTCGATCGGGCGGCCCTGGCCGAGCTGGGCGTCCAGCGAGACGTCGCCCTGGTCATGCACTCGGCGACCGCCCCCGACATCGCGCCGATCCCGACGTCGGTCAAGTTGAGCGAATTTCCCTGGATGCTGTCGAGGCTGCTCCAGGGGGACGTGATCCGCTTCTCGCGTCGGGAGGACCTCCCCGTCGAGGCGCACAGTGACCGCCGCAGGTTCGCCGAGCTCGGTACCCGATCCCTCGCGGCGATGCCCTTGCGCGTCGGCGCGGCCGCCGTGGGCGTCCTCGCATTCAGCACGGTCCGCGCCGAGCGCCAGTGGCCCGACGAGCTCGTTCACCGGCTCCAGCTCCAGGCCGAGGTCTTCGGGAACGCCCTGGCCCCCGCCGGCGCGCCGAGACGGCTGTGCTGGAGAGCGAGGAGGAAGCCGGGCGGCAGCGCGAGGCGCTGA
- a CDS encoding CaiB/BaiF CoA-transferase family protein, translated as MTAPPLSLTGVRVLDLSRVLAGPFCAMLLADLGADVVKVEDTASGDESRTWPPHKEGESAAYLVINRNKRDMTLDLKTPEGVEVLKRLVGRADVLIENFRTGAMESFGVGYDTLAALNPRLVYCSISAFGRTGPRAEGAGYEALMQAFSGIMSITGEPDGSPVRCGVSFLDLTTGIFCAYGIVNALLHRERTGLGQRVDGSLLATAVNLLNYHAEGYLLTGAVPRPLGSSHPSLSPYRNFRCRDGQWIFIAGANDRFWQRLALALGLESMATDPRFATNIERVKHRRELESALEEAIARQDREPLLKLLETAGVPATPVNTVDQVMDDPQTAAAGLIARVAHPKLGDIPVVSTPLTFSGMRVGVRSPAPLQGEHTDQVLGEHGYSKDEIAALRAKKVII; from the coding sequence ATGACCGCTCCCCCCCTGTCCCTCACCGGCGTCCGGGTGCTCGATCTCTCGCGCGTGCTGGCCGGTCCCTTCTGCGCCATGCTGCTCGCCGACCTCGGCGCCGACGTCGTCAAGGTCGAGGACACCGCGAGCGGGGACGAGTCGCGCACGTGGCCACCGCACAAGGAGGGGGAGTCGGCGGCCTATCTCGTCATCAACCGCAACAAGCGCGACATGACGCTCGACTTGAAGACGCCCGAGGGTGTCGAGGTGCTCAAGCGCCTGGTTGGACGGGCCGACGTGCTGATCGAGAATTTCCGGACCGGCGCCATGGAGTCGTTCGGCGTCGGCTACGACACCCTGGCCGCGCTCAACCCACGGCTGGTGTATTGCTCGATCTCCGCCTTTGGCCGCACGGGGCCGCGAGCCGAGGGGGCGGGCTACGAGGCCCTCATGCAAGCCTTCAGCGGCATCATGTCGATCACGGGGGAGCCGGACGGCTCGCCCGTGCGCTGCGGCGTGTCCTTCCTGGACCTGACCACCGGCATCTTCTGCGCCTACGGCATCGTGAACGCGCTCCTGCACCGCGAGCGCACGGGGCTCGGCCAGCGCGTCGACGGCTCGCTGCTGGCCACGGCCGTGAATCTGCTCAACTACCACGCGGAAGGCTATCTGCTCACGGGCGCAGTGCCCAGACCGCTGGGCTCCTCGCATCCCTCACTGTCGCCCTATCGCAACTTCCGGTGCCGCGACGGGCAGTGGATCTTCATCGCCGGGGCCAACGACCGCTTCTGGCAGCGACTGGCCCTGGCCCTGGGGCTCGAATCGATGGCGACGGACCCCCGCTTCGCGACCAACATCGAACGGGTCAAGCATCGGCGCGAGCTGGAGTCCGCCCTGGAGGAGGCGATCGCCCGGCAAGACCGGGAGCCGCTGCTCAAGCTCCTGGAGACGGCCGGCGTGCCGGCCACGCCGGTCAACACGGTGGACCAGGTCATGGACGATCCCCAGACGGCGGCAGCGGGCCTGATCGCCCGCGTCGCCCACCCCAAGCTGGGCGACATCCCGGTAGTCAGCACGCCGCTCACGTTCTCCGGCATGCGCGTCGGCGTGCGCAGCCCGGCCCCGCTGCAGGGCGAGCACACCGACCAGGTGCTGGGCGAGCACGGCTACTCGAAGGACGAGATCGCCGCGCTGCGCGCCAAGAAGGTAATTATCTAA
- the metH gene encoding methionine synthase has product MADLRAALEQRILVLDGAMGTMLQGRGLGAADFGGEGYEGCNEYLNLTRPDVIRAIHAAYLEAGADVVSTNTFGCAPWVLGEYGLAERVWDITRAGAVLAREAAGRGFVVGAMGPSTRSISVTRNVTLDEVREAYALQARALIDGGVDALLLETQQDTLNVKAAALGLGEAMREAGVELPVLVSATIEPTGTMLAGQGVEALYVALQHLGLFCIGLNCATGPEFMTDHLRTLSQMATCFVSVYPNAGLPDERGQYGETPESLAFKMRRFVDEGWVNLVGGCCGTTPAHIRALAGLVRDRPPRVPAAREVRAVSGIEVLYPTEDNRPIFVGERTNVIGSRRFKELIVADRVDEAAEIGRAQVRGGAQVLDVCLANPDRDEAADMDRFMAALTRMVKVPLMIDSTDAAVLELALKRCQGKAIVNSINLEDGEERFARVCPLLRRYGAAVVVGCIDEDKQQGMAVTAARKLAIAERSHALLCQKYGLAARDLIFDPLVFPVGTGDQNYVGSAQQTIEGVRLIRERFPECATILGISNVSFGLPPAGREVLNAVFLYHCTKAGLDYAIVNTERLERYASIPEEERRLAEDLLFNRGADPVAAFAAHFRGRQKAAPVKSALSLDERLARYIVEGSRDGLIEDLEAKRAEAAPLDIINGPLMRGMDEVGRLFNDNQLIVAEVLQSAEAMKAAVAYLERFMDKAETATRGVFLLATVKGDVHDIGKNLVEIILANNGYRVINLGIKVPPETLIAACHEHKPDAIGLSGLLVKSAQQMVVTAQDFRAAGIDIPLFVGGAALTRKFTATRIAPEHSGLTLYAKDAMEGLDLANQLFAAPTREALIARVRREQAALGGDGSSDTTTAAPATAAPARSAVEPVEPPVPPDLELHVLRDVPLAHIFPYLNLQMLYGKHLGLRGLVSRLLQAGDAKAREIHQVVEALQQEAIRDRLLVAHGLYRWFRARAAGDAVLIFDEAGRELARFDFPRQPDGERLCLADYVRDDRDDYLAAFAVTCGSGVRERAETLKSRGEYLKSHALQALAIESAEALAEMLHARLRTLWGFPDPADVTVADKLKGQYRGIRVSFGYPACPNLADQATLWSLLEPEQIGISLTEGFMMDPEASVSALVFHHPRARYFKAG; this is encoded by the coding sequence ATGGCCGACCTTCGCGCGGCGCTCGAGCAGCGCATTCTCGTCCTCGACGGGGCCATGGGCACGATGCTCCAGGGCCGCGGGTTGGGGGCGGCCGACTTCGGCGGCGAAGGCTACGAAGGCTGCAACGAATATCTGAATCTCACCCGCCCGGACGTCATTCGCGCGATCCACGCCGCCTACCTCGAAGCCGGCGCCGACGTCGTCTCCACCAACACCTTCGGCTGCGCGCCCTGGGTGCTGGGCGAGTACGGGCTGGCCGAGCGCGTCTGGGACATCACCCGGGCCGGGGCGGTGCTGGCCCGCGAGGCGGCCGGCCGTGGCTTCGTCGTGGGGGCCATGGGGCCGTCGACCCGGTCCATCTCGGTCACCCGCAACGTCACGCTCGACGAGGTGCGTGAGGCCTACGCCCTGCAGGCCCGCGCCCTCATCGACGGCGGCGTTGATGCGCTCCTGCTCGAGACCCAGCAGGACACGCTCAACGTCAAGGCCGCCGCCCTCGGGCTGGGCGAGGCCATGCGCGAGGCCGGCGTGGAGCTACCCGTGCTGGTGAGCGCGACCATCGAGCCGACCGGCACCATGCTGGCGGGCCAGGGCGTGGAGGCGCTCTACGTGGCCCTGCAGCACCTGGGCCTGTTCTGCATCGGGCTGAACTGCGCCACGGGGCCCGAGTTCATGACCGACCACCTGCGCACGCTCTCCCAGATGGCCACCTGCTTCGTGAGCGTGTACCCGAACGCCGGCCTGCCCGACGAGCGCGGACAGTACGGCGAGACGCCGGAGAGCCTGGCCTTCAAGATGCGGCGCTTCGTCGACGAGGGCTGGGTCAACCTGGTGGGCGGCTGCTGCGGCACGACCCCCGCCCACATCCGGGCGCTGGCCGGGCTCGTCCGCGACCGGCCGCCCCGCGTGCCGGCCGCCCGCGAGGTCCGCGCGGTGAGCGGCATCGAGGTGCTCTATCCCACCGAGGACAACCGGCCGATCTTCGTGGGGGAGCGGACCAACGTCATCGGCTCCCGGCGCTTCAAGGAGCTCATCGTCGCCGACCGTGTCGACGAGGCGGCCGAGATCGGCCGGGCCCAGGTGCGCGGTGGCGCCCAGGTGCTCGACGTCTGCCTGGCCAACCCCGACCGCGACGAGGCGGCCGACATGGACCGCTTCATGGCGGCCCTCACCCGCATGGTGAAGGTCCCGCTGATGATCGACTCCACCGACGCCGCCGTGCTCGAGCTGGCCCTCAAGCGCTGCCAGGGCAAGGCCATCGTCAACTCCATCAACCTGGAGGACGGCGAGGAGCGCTTCGCGCGGGTCTGTCCCCTGCTGCGGCGCTACGGCGCCGCCGTCGTGGTGGGCTGCATCGACGAGGACAAGCAGCAGGGTATGGCCGTCACCGCGGCTCGCAAGCTGGCCATCGCGGAGCGCTCCCACGCGTTGCTCTGCCAGAAGTACGGCCTGGCCGCCCGGGACCTGATCTTCGACCCTCTCGTCTTCCCCGTGGGCACGGGCGACCAGAACTACGTGGGCTCGGCCCAGCAGACCATCGAGGGCGTGCGTCTCATCCGGGAGCGGTTCCCCGAGTGCGCCACCATTCTGGGGATCTCCAACGTCTCGTTCGGTTTGCCCCCGGCCGGGCGCGAGGTCCTCAACGCCGTCTTCCTCTACCACTGCACCAAGGCCGGGCTCGACTACGCCATCGTCAACACCGAGCGGCTCGAGCGCTACGCCTCCATCCCCGAGGAGGAGCGGCGGCTCGCCGAGGACCTGCTGTTCAACCGGGGCGCCGATCCGGTGGCAGCGTTCGCCGCGCACTTCCGGGGACGCCAGAAGGCCGCGCCGGTGAAGTCCGCGCTGAGCCTGGACGAGCGTCTGGCCCGCTACATCGTCGAGGGCAGCCGGGACGGGCTCATCGAGGACCTCGAGGCCAAGCGCGCGGAGGCCGCGCCCCTGGACATCATCAACGGCCCCCTGATGCGGGGCATGGACGAGGTCGGCCGCCTCTTCAACGACAACCAGCTCATCGTGGCCGAAGTGCTCCAGTCGGCCGAGGCCATGAAGGCCGCCGTGGCCTACCTCGAGCGGTTCATGGACAAGGCGGAGACGGCCACCCGGGGCGTGTTCCTGTTGGCCACCGTGAAGGGCGACGTGCACGACATCGGCAAGAACCTGGTCGAGATCATCCTGGCCAACAACGGCTATCGGGTGATCAACCTGGGCATCAAGGTGCCGCCCGAGACCTTGATCGCGGCCTGCCACGAGCACAAGCCCGACGCCATCGGGCTCTCCGGGCTGCTGGTGAAATCAGCGCAGCAGATGGTGGTGACCGCCCAGGATTTCCGGGCCGCCGGCATCGACATCCCCTTGTTCGTGGGCGGCGCCGCCCTCACCCGGAAGTTCACGGCCACCCGCATCGCGCCCGAGCACTCGGGCCTGACCCTCTACGCGAAGGACGCGATGGAGGGGCTCGATCTGGCCAACCAGCTCTTCGCCGCCCCGACGCGGGAGGCTCTGATCGCGCGTGTCCGCCGCGAGCAGGCAGCGCTGGGAGGCGACGGGTCCTCCGATACGACGACCGCGGCCCCGGCCACGGCCGCGCCGGCGCGCTCGGCGGTGGAGCCGGTGGAGCCGCCGGTGCCGCCCGACCTGGAGCTCCACGTCCTGCGCGACGTGCCGCTCGCTCACATCTTCCCGTACCTGAACCTCCAGATGCTCTACGGCAAGCACCTGGGGCTGCGGGGCCTGGTGTCGCGGCTGCTGCAGGCCGGGGACGCCAAGGCCCGCGAGATCCACCAGGTGGTGGAGGCGCTCCAGCAGGAAGCCATCCGCGACCGGCTCCTGGTGGCCCACGGCCTCTACCGCTGGTTCCGGGCCCGCGCGGCCGGCGACGCGGTCCTGATCTTCGACGAGGCCGGGCGCGAGCTGGCGCGCTTCGACTTTCCCCGCCAGCCCGACGGCGAGCGGCTGTGCCTGGCCGACTACGTGCGAGACGACCGCGACGACTACCTGGCCGCCTTCGCCGTCACCTGCGGCAGCGGCGTGCGCGAGCGGGCCGAGACGCTCAAGAGCCGCGGCGAATACCTCAAGTCGCACGCCCTGCAGGCCCTGGCCATCGAGAGCGCGGAGGCCTTGGCCGAGATGCTCCACGCCCGCCTGCGCACGTTGTGGGGGTTCCCCGATCCCGCCGACGTGACCGTCGCCGACAAGCTCAAGGGCCAGTACCGCGGCATCCGCGTGTCGTTCGGCTACCCCGCGTGTCCCAACCTGGCCGACCAGGCCACGCTGTGGAGCCTGCTCGAGCCCGAGCAGATCGGGATCAGCCTCACCGAGGGCTTCATGATGGACCCCGAGGCGTCGGTCTCGGCCCTCGTCTTCCACCACCCTCGGGCCCGGTACTTCAAGGCCGGCTGA